From the genome of Setaria viridis chromosome 1, Setaria_viridis_v4.0, whole genome shotgun sequence:
TTACTTTCCTCCTTTCGGGTTGCCCATGCCAAGACTGGCTACGACATTACGTCGTTGGCACGTGCCATCACTTGTCAAAACTCCCAGCTGCTGCAGCGGCCAATATATGGAGTACGTGTAAGTGGCCATTAGGCAACTGTGCAAAGTTTTACTGAACTATCATGTTCATCAATATGAAACTGCATTATTGTTTCTCCGATAATCCACTGGAACTATACCCTCCTGTGGTAATATTATTACTGGTCCTCTCAGCCACTTTAATTTTCTGTAGACAATGCAGTGCCAACTGACATAGCGAGGCAAATGAGTGGATTACTGAAATGACGCTGCTGGGATCTAATTGAAGCTTGAAAGGTTACAGCAAATGAATATAGAAACCCCCAACCGACAGCTAGTATCCTAGAACCGTTACAAGTTAGCAACTACCAAATATACACCATGAGTTGCTAAACAGATTACAGAGATATTTCAACACAAACGTAATAATTTTGCTGATGGAAACGAGCACGTTGAATTTCTGATCGCATGCAAAACGACGAGCAGCTGGGTGTAGCAGCAGCGCCGTCTCCGATCCCCGTCCGCCGCGGGCATATGGCGCCGTCGACAGAAGCTTCTCCATCGGATTCGTAGGTAATTTTACGTGTATTTCATTATTAAAAGGCCGCATTTCAAGTGTATTTCATTCGTAGGTATCTTATTACCTGTGTATTTCAATTTCTGTATTTCATTGACAGGCCGTATTTCAAGTGTATTCCGTTCATAGGGATCTTACgtgtatttaattttttttcttataaattATCCATGTTCTAGACTGATTAAGACTTTTGATGAGCGACTAAATTAAAGTGGCACTACCACTTTGGTGGCTTCATGCGCATTGACGTGCACGTGTCTGAGCCGCATCGTGCATGGGGTCAATCAAAGGGTTCGCCAGCCGACCGTTCGGCTGCATGCCTGCATATGCTTTGATTGATCCCAACACTTGTCAATTTTTCAGAGTACTTCCACGCTGTTTTATAAACtgtctttttttcccttcttctacTAAAATTTATGACAAATATCTTGCcattcattttaaaaaaaatatttgcaagTGTAACACTATTCTCAACACAAAAGCTAAACCGAGAGGCCTTTTGGTTCAAGCTTAACCCAAAAGCCCTCTTGTTACTTCGTTGAGAGAACGGGAGGAAGTATTTGACATACATTAGGTTGTGGGGTGAGGGAAGCTTCCATGGCCGGTGCCTTAGAGGGATGGCCGTGGGCGGCGGCTGGACCGGTGGAGGAGGTGAGGTGTGAGCAGCATGGCCAGGCGGCGATGGCGCTGCCGCTCGGGCGGTGGTGGACAACCGGTGGGTTGGGTCAGCGGTGGGGGCAAGCCACCGTAGTTGTTAGGAAGGGTGGGGAaggggccgcggcgggggcaAGCCACCGTAGTGGTTAGGAAGGGTGGGGAAGGGGCCGTGGCGGGTGGCAGtcgtgggtggtggtggtggccggcagtggcagggagggaggggcaccagagaggaggaagatgaaggtgGGGACACTCACTGGAGATGAGGACGGTGACGTCGTGTCCGTCTCCGCAGATCTGGATGGAGAGGAAGtacggggaggggagggaagaggAGCAATGGAGGTTGGGAGGCGACGCCGGTGaggtggagggtggcggcggtggggaaggatcgggcggtGGGGGGGCGAGAGACGTGTCCGTTTTTTTCCTGCACATAAGGTTGGGCTTGAGCGGTTGTGAGCAGTGCCGCGGGGCTCTCGGCGGATGGCTATTCGGAAAGCCCCTCCGTCTAGTCACCTCCTATTCTCAAAAGGAATTTCATGTTACGACTTTTAATTTGTACGTGAGGGCAAAATTTTGAATGACCTTTTATTTTCCTTGATGCATTTTATTTGAGAGGTCTTTTGTGCGTAATTTCACGTAAAACTGTCGAATCCTTTCCTCGTCAGGAAATTTTTGCTTGTTCTTTACTGGACATGAGTCATGACGTACTCCTGGGTGCTCTAAAAACACGAGCATCACTGAAGATTGTGGCACCTCGCACGTCGACGTGCGTGCGTCCGCGCCGCATCGTGCATGGTCAACCGAATGGTGCTTACCACTCGCTGCTGCCCTGACCGATCGTATCAGCTGCTGTCAACGCGTGTGTCGCCGTGAAGAGTGCAATGCACACTCGCAATCCTCCGATATCGTGTTTAAATTCATGGATTTGTTTGGACTTTTTTTGGTTTTTGCAAAAATCTTGAAGGACACGTACTAGCCTAGTACGAACTAAAGAATATTGTGGTGCACCCAGCTGGATATGTATGATTGCGTGTCATAATTGCGTGCATGGTTGTTTGGAAAGTTCGTATTCTACGCAACCGCGACGACGGAATCTCGACCGTATGATATGCAATACGGTATCGACGTGTTCAATAAGTCGCAAATATGAGGATGGGATCGATTGCTTTCATACGGTGCCATGGTGATTGCAGATTCTGACCGACTACAGGCATGTTGCTTGGATAATAAGGCTATAAGGAATGGGCTCCAGAAAagccttttttttccccttaaaactTATTATCGAGCTAAGAGTTTAACACTTACTTGAAGCCTTACAAATGCACAAAATTTAAAAACTCGCACAGCATTTTCATCCGGTGCTGTAGAACCAATTTTTCGCTGTTGGTATATTTTAGGAACGACACGGTATTTCGGTGCTAGAGAAAACGGTAGATTATGCCATAAGTGGTTATATTTTTGACAAATTTAATGGTAGAaatatttattatatttatGGATGGAGAAAGTGTTGACTTTttcaggtcctgtttggattCAGGGTTAAATTTTAGTCGGCTAAAAATGAGCCCTTGATGATCTAAACAGTGGGGTTAAAGTGGGCTAAAAATTAGCCAACCCCCGAAGTTCATTAGCCCTCCAAACCTAGCTAATTTTAGACATGAATGGTAAAAGACCAAAAATATCCTCCCACTAAATCTTACTATGTTTTCCCTACACCTTCTAAGGATAGAATGGACTTTTACCGATAAATAAGCTAAAAATTAGCTAATTTTAGCTAACTTTAGTTAAGGCTAAACTTCACTAGGGTCAAATAATACAGATGGAGCTCgtagaagaaaacaagaagcAGCACTTGGAATTTCCATCGTGTACCTAACTTgcacccttttctttttctttcttatatTTACGAAGCAAGAGATAAATAGGGGAACACCTAAGCTAGCTCATTTTACACTAGAGTAACTCTTTCACATAGTTAGATAGTTCTACTTTCTAGAGTTCACATCGTCTCGATCTATTACTTGACTCCTTGATTTACAATATACTATGTGAAAGGACGCACCCCTCAAGTTCACACTTACACCAAACAACAAGATTAATTCTAACAGAGAATATGTGATAACTAAATATAGTTAGAGATAAGGCGCGTATcctccggaaaagagagatgtcATACCCACTATCCATCTTGGTCCAAGACAAATCCACCAATTATTAACTAagtaatgaaaaaaatatataggatccattttttttcttacaaaTTTTATCCCTACGAGCACCTCTTGGGACAGGAAATGTTTAGATTGATGATCCACAGGCCCGACATTGTCGGTGCCTATCACTGAAAAAATAACATCGTTTACTACTAAAATAAATCTACAAAAGATCAGCACGTGCCGAGTTTAGGACTCAAACCAAAATCGGTATTCGAGTTTGACACATATTTACTCTTCCAGTATCACTTAAACCCCAGCTGGTAGTCACATTTATTTTAGCGAAAAATGCTAACCTGTCACATATCATGTTCTAATGGGATGTTGGCTGTAAAATTAAGAGAGTTGTGATATGGTTTTCCATGTTATTGAAAGTTGATACCAATCCAGTTGATAGCAGTtttggctctctctctctctctctaattcTTTATCCTAACAAAACCGTGGCGATCTTGAGATATAAACCGCAAATATTGCAGCCGATTTCCACCGCTAGCAATTCAATATTGCAGCtagaaactaaaaaaaataagtATTGCTGGCTGCTGCTAAGAAAATGGGACGCATCTCTCCCACACGAGATATATCGGCGAAACAAAATAAAACTCGCGCGAGAAGATTATTCTTCCCCGCCGTAACAGACGCAGCCGATCCCAGGGGTAGCCTAACCGCCGCAGCGGGCAGAGTCCACGCGCGCGCCAGAataaccgccgccgccgcctccgcctcgccgcgggCGTACGCGTATATATACCCACCGCGGGCGCTCATGCTCCTGCATCCCACCTCTTCGAACTCCGGCGCGCGCGACTGTGTGCCATGGCCGCCGCGAGAACCATGGCGatcgtcctcgccgccctcctctgTTCGCTCTcgctcaccgccgccggcgacggcgaccggtCGTCGTACGTGGTGTACCTCGGCCagcacgcgcacggcgcggcgcTGGGGACCCACGGCGCGGAGGagctggcggcgctggagcgggacgccgccgacgcccactacgagctcctcgccggcgtcctcggTGGAGAGTATGGACGCGAACCACGCGATCGCTGGAATTACTTCTTGATTTTTAGACCAATCTGACAGGCACTAGTTACATCCTCTAACAATGGCGCGCGTACGTGATCCGCAATGCAGCAAGGAGAAGGCGCGGGATGCGATCTTCTACTCGTACACCAAGCACATCAACGGCTTCGCCGCCAacctcgacgccgccaccgccgccgagatCGCCAGTGAGTTAGCCTtttccgccgccggccggcgaccgCCGCTTCTTGGTCTCATCTCATTTATTCCTCGTCCACGACATCAATAACTTTCGACTGGTTCCGTTTCTCCTCTGACCAGGGCAACCCGGCGTGATCTCCGTGTTCCCCAACCGTGGCCGCAAGCTGCACACGACCCGGTCATGGCAGTTCCTCGGGCTCGCCGGCCCCGGTGGCGTCCCCCACGGCGGGGCGTGGAAGAAGGCGAAGTACGGCGCCGACACCATCATCGGCAACTTCGACACCGGTGAGACGATCCCATCCTTgacacacacactctctctctccactcCTTGGCCGTTGTTGTCCACAGCCATCGTTTTCGGGGTAGCAGTTGGCGATAAGATGCTGTACCAGCCGATGCCTCCCGCTTAGCTAATCACTCTCCTCGCCAAGCACAAACACCTTTCTTAATCCATCGAACAGGACGGCACTCTTTCCTTGATCCTTCAAAAAGGATTTGCCCTTTCTCTACACCTTTTCCTGCAGCTACTAATCATGGCACTTCTTTCCTGTTTGATCATGAGATGGTTGAGTTAATTTTGACTCAATCAGGATGCTGATGAGTGGCAGTAGTACTTCCAAAAAGGAACATAaccttttttctgttttttagCGAAAAATAGTATTGTTGTCTAGACATAGGTGTACTGTAGGTTATTTCGCAGGGTAGTTCGTGTTATTTGGGAAACAGAATTTCACAAATTTGAAAGCAGCGTAAATTGGTTCTCAAGTAGTCGTGGGTGGTTGCACGCCATTTATATTTTGAAGTTGTGTATTAATAGGAAGTGGTTGAGAAATTGACCAAAAACGGGTTTTAGTTGCGGACGATCAGTACAGTGAACATACAATTCAGCAAAAATCCCACCTGCCCAGTATTATACCAACATGTTCGGCCCAGTGGGCATCTAGAAAACCGGCGCTTGGCTAGCTGTCAGAACATTCGACACGACTCATGCCAATGGTACTTCGACCGATAAACGATTAGCATCTCTATCCATATGATTTATCACCTAAAACTTTTGTTTACAGCTAATGCAAACTAAGATGCACATGTCCCGTCTGAACAAGAAACACGGAGCAAGTCATTTACAATGCAGTAGCGCTGCTGGCTTTGCCCATCAACTAGCAAATCAATTGCTTCAGTTCGTGCCATCCAATGATTTGGCACGCTGATGTGCCCGTTCCTCCTAACTCATCCTGCATGCTCTCTGCTCTTGTACCTTTGGGCAGCTAGTAACCACATAggattcagaatttcagatgtAGCCAAAGGCTTGGCCATCTAAAGAATGTTCAGTTCTCATTGTGCCTAGATTTTTCTCGCTTTGACTTGAAATGGATGGAAGATGCTTTTGTATTTTGTCATGTTTTTGGAATTTGACAGGCTTTGTTTGTCTCACTATACGCTTTTGTGGGTGCAAAGGTGTGTGGCCGGAATCAGAGAGCTTTAGGGATGATGGCCTGGGACCAGTTCCATCCCAATGGAAAGGAGCATGCGACAAAGGCCAAGATGATAAGTTCTCTTGTAACAGGTAATCAGAGCCATGCAAATACTTTAAAACAAAATTAGGAGTACATACATGTACCACCTTTGGTCGCTAGGATTGTTGTCAGTTAAACCCTTTAAACTTTGACCATAATATAAATACTTTTAAAATCCTATAGATTGACAACAAAATATTGATGTTATTAGATTCACTGTGAAAATTTCTTCCACAATATACAACTCTTTATATTTATAAGAATAAGATTACATTTTCTTAGATATTGTTAGCCAAAGTGTTACATTGAATATTGTATTCATGCACTAATGGACTTGGATTTGTGACCAGAAGTATATATGAATTGGCATTTCATTTGATGAACGTGTTGATCTCTTAACACACTTCTGACTAAATTCAAGCCTTCTGGCCTCCTATAGTCCTCcggaaatgaaactctatatgCAAGTCCATAGATTCCaactttttctttcaaaaagtTTTTGAGTGTTGTTTAGAAACTCTGGTCTGGTCCATTATTGGAGCATATCCAGTGTATGTGATACCAAAAGATTGAGTTGATTGGTTTGGTACGGTGTAGCACTACGAATATTATGGGATTGATCGAGTTGAGACCACCACATTGCACGCATGACCGTGAGTGTGAGACCACCACCAGTTGATGCCTGGGATCAAGCGGCAACGATCATGGGCGTCCATCCATGCATGATGATTCTGCTTGATCCCACTCAATAGTGCTATGATGTTGATTGATGCGCTGTATCAACCTTGTTCTCAGAAAATCTAGatcggaaaaagaaaagagcctGAAATGAAAGAGTGGGCTGTAGTCCAATTTTCTGCCTATTGAAAGATTTATTCATGAGCATTTGGAAAGCGTGAAAAAATTATACTTAATAATGTGAAGTATACCTAATGTTCTGCACGTACTGAGTTGGAAAACATAGATTCTTGTTGCTCATGGTTCCTCCCTGATATCGGTAATGCTTTTAGTGACACTATCCATGCCAGTatctagaaaggaaaaaaaaaatccatgtttaGACCACTTGTACTGTCTTACTACAGCATATCACTATTGATTTTAGATGTAATAGGCTGAACTTTGTTCTCAGCCTTTTTTGTTTACTGAATATTGGATCACTTCTTCAACTGATGCATGgttgatatttttttaaaattttttgaaGAACTAAACTTGTTCCATGCTTATCCTTTTTGTAATTTTACTAAGTTACAGAGACAGGTGCACCTGAATTTCCTCTGTAAAGCTCTAGTGCATCTTACATGTAGTGGATTTTTATTTCCAGACTAGTAGACAAGCATTCTAGTATTGTCATGCCATCATTTATCACATATCTTTAGCGGAACATTGCTACAAGAAGAGCAAGTCAAACATCTAACAGGTGCTGGCATCGTTTTCAAATGAATTTAACAAAATGCTCTGATTTGCATCAGAAAATCATAGTGAATCATTCGGTTGTAGAGACAAAGTGACGCGTCATGTTAAAACAGTTCTGCAATATCCTGCATCTTTTATTATTCCTCCAAATATTGCAGAATCATAATGTTTCTTACATCCATGATGATGAATTTGGATTCCAAATTACAACCTTttttacaagaaaataaaaaataaacccAAAATTTTATTTCTCTATTGCAGAAAGCTGATCGGCGCACGCTACTTCAACAAGGGCTACGCCTCGGCAGCGGGTATATTGAATGCGTCGATGAACACCCCGCGTGACATGGACGGCCACGGCACGCACACGCTGTCCACCGCAGCCGGCTCGCCGGTGCCCGGGGCTTCCGTGTTTGGGTTCGGCAACGGCACGGCGTCCGGCGGCTCACCACACGCGCGCGTGGCGGCCTACCGCGTGTGCTTCCCGCCAATCAACGGCAGCGAGTGCTTCGACGCCGACATCCTGGCTGCCTTCGACGCCGCCATCCACGACGGCGTGCACGTGCTGTCTCTCTCCCTGGGCGGCGACCCCAGCAACTACTTCGACGACGGCATCGCCATCGGGTCCTTCCACGCCGTCCGCCGCGGCATCGCCGTCGTCTGCTCCGCTGGCAACTCGGGCCCCGGCCTCGGCACCGCCTCCAACCTCGCGCCGTGGCTCTTCACCACCGGCGCCAGCACCATGGACCGCGAGTTCCCGTCCTACATCGTCTTCAACCACACAAAGGCCAAGGCACGCAACTCCTCAGAATCTCCTCTTGCCAGACCACCGCACAAAAGCCTCACAAAGATTAAGGCACGTTGCATGCATCACCCCTGATTCGCTTTCCACACACGATATGATTAGCACATCAAAGATCCATTTTTTAAGGTAATTAGCTGTTCTAATGGCGTGTTTGTTCATTGATCCGTGCAGGGGCAGAGCCTGTCCATGACAAATCTGCCGGAGAAGTCTTACCCATTGATCGACTCGGCAAAGGCTGGAGCTGCCAACGCAACCACTAAGGACGCGTATGTGCAGTGACAGTTTCCACATTACTCGACAGACTAATTCTCTTTTTATCTACTACTGATTACCGGTAATTGTGATGTTTAATGGCGTGCAGGCAGCTGTGCATGATAGGCGCGCTGGACCCGAAGAAGGTGAAGGGCAAGATCGTGGTGTGCCTGCGTGGGATCAATGCCCGGGTGGCCAAGGGCGAGGCGGTGAagcaggccggcggcgtcggAATGGTGCTTGCCAACGACGCCAGCACCGGCAATGAGATCATCGCTGACGCGCACGTGCTCCCGGCCACGCAGATCAAGTACAGCGACGGCCTGCTCCTCTACTCCTACCTCAACTCCACCAAGTAAGCCAACACATCGAGCATGGTGCCATTTGTTGCCGCCCTATCAGTGTTCTTACGAGGCACCGACAATGTTGTTGCTGATGTTTCTGTAACCTAAGGAATCCAACTGGTTTCATCACTAAGCCGGCGACGGTCCTCGGAACGAAGCCGGCTCCGTTCATGGCCGCCTTCTCGTCGCAGGGGCCCAACACCATTACCCCCGAGATCCTCAAGGTTCTTGCAAGCTTTCCGACTGACCGATCCTCCTTGGCGAAAGCTCTCTACGATCGACGTGACATTAACTTGCAATGGTACATGTGTTGCAGCCGGACATCACGGCGCCCGGTGTGAGCGTGATCGCGGCATGGACCCGGTCCAACTCGCCGACGGACCTCGCCTTCGACCTGCGTCGTGTGGCCTTCAACTCGGAGTCCGGCACGTCCATGTCGTGCCCGCACGTCTCCGGCATCGTTGGCCTCCTCCGCACGCTCCACCCAGAATGGAGCCCCGCCGCGATCAAGTCGGCCATCATGACCACCGgtaagccaccgccgccgccactgtcAGCCAATGAACGCTCGCTCCTGCAGCTCTGACTGACAAAGGCACACGCCACGCCATACTATGAACGCAGCGATGGAGATGGACAACAAGGGGGAGCTGATCCTGAACGCGTCCTCGTTGCCGTCGAGCCCCTTCGGCTACGGCGCCGGCCACGTCTCCCCGGCCCGCGCCATGAACCCTGGCCTCGTCTACGACCTCGGCGACGCCGACTACCTCGACTTCCTCTGCGCGCTAAAGTACAACGCCACAGTGATGGCCATGTTCAACGGCGCGCCCTACACGTGCCCCGGCGAGGCGCCCCGCCGCGTCGCCGACCTCAACTACCCGTCCATCACCGTCGTCAACGTCACCGCCGCGGGTGCCACGGCGCGGCGCAGGGTCAAGAACGTCGGCAGGCCCGGCACGTACTGGGCCTTCGTCGTCGAgcccgccggcgtcgccgtgTCGGTGACACCCAACGTCCTCGAGTTCCGCGCcaagggggaggagaaggggttCGAGGTGAGCTTCCAGGTGAAGAACGCCGCGCTCGCCAAGGACTACTCGTTCGGCGCGCTCGTCTGGACGAACGGGAAGCAGTTCGTGAGGAGCCCGCTTGTGGTCAAGGCGTTGGCTTGATCGATTGAGCTCCTCCTCGTGTAGGGTTTAATTCGAAAATTAGTTTAGGAAGGCAAAGTGTAGAGAGGGTACATTGGTTCGTTCTGTTAGGCAGGGAGGCTGTTAAATTTTGGCCTCTAATTTAataaattataagaaaattTAAGTGATCGGTTGTTTCAGATTTTTTGTATCGTCTTGTCCTTTTACTCACGCTGTAGCGCAAGAAATAAAATTAACCGACCCAAAAAAAACTTAATATTCAGTGTGAACCTTTTTCACTAATTAGAAATCCCTTTTTATATATTGTAATATTCAAAATAAATTACACCTCCAAGTTAATTTTGACTTTGAAAAGTCGAATATTCAAATATTTAGCCCAACAAATCAAACTTTTGACTTGACAATTGACATATTAAGCTTTCCCCTCTATAATCCAACTTTCAACTTCTTAGTGGTGAAGGATGCTGGACTCACTGATATCCGATATCAGTGAGCATTATTCCTGCGTCTAGATTGCTCTAACATCAGAGTATCTAAGTGATTTGAGTACTGAGTTAAGCATAGGTGAGAACATTCACTTAGTCTGATGTACCATTCTAGACGCAGAAATGAACAACTGGCCTGGGAATTTGTCATTTGTCCACCATTTTTTTGCTCGTTATCACAAAACACCCAAAACCCGGCAGATAAAATAACAAGAGAGATCTTCACAAATTTGTCTGCATTCAGGTGTCTATCAGTCTATGTATCAGGTACAGAAAGAAAGAACGTTTGTTCTCACAAACAAGAGAAAATATGGAGCGTCTATAAATGCAAGCCTTTGCATTGGACGAGCAATGGCCTAGTTTTCCGAAGGGAAGCCATCTCTTGAATCACTTTTGTATCTGTCAAATATTCAACCCTGGGAAAGGGTTGGgcaaacagaaagaaaaggcTGCTCTCGGGGTTCTAACCACCAAACAAGAACGCAGCAGCCTGCTCCTCGTTCCCGTTAAACAGCTTGAGCGCTTGTACAACAGATGCTCGGTCGAATCCAAGTTCCGCGAGCTTTGTGACTTTCGCTTCGAAATCTCCTCCCTGCTAAGAAGAATTTAGTAATGGTTAGGATAGATGCTATTCAGTAAGACACTAAAGCAAGCATTGAATTAACAGGTACAGAAAGTGATCTTGACTTCACCTGTGGAGGATTTGCAACTGGGGCTCCTGCAAGTAAAATGAAAGTGTCGTTTTAATTAGTACAGTTATATGAGGATACTAGTTCTGTGGCAATCATGAGTACTAGAGAAAAGCAAACTAACCTGCAGGAGGGGTCCGTTGTGGCAAATCAGGAGTCCCCTCGCGTGCCTTTGATGATTCCTGTGTTATATTAAGTTAATAAGGATATGCCAGTGATACATATCATAGTTGAAGAAAAAGCAAAAGCTGCATCATGCAAAGGTTGTTAGTTTGCTTACTCCGGTTGCTTGGCCGAGAGAGGATGCTAGCTTAGATAATTTCTCTTCATCTCGTATATGTGCAGGGATGTCTTTCTCTGAAGATGCAACAGTAGACTGATTGGTAAATTGCAACTTACAAATTGAATCTATGAATAACAAGATAAAAATGTAGGAAATTTTAAGAATATATAACATTCAGCTCCTTCAGTATCTTATTTCAGTAGAACACCTCATTGAGAACTACAGTGAATCCACTAACCTTGTAAGAAGGGCACTGAAACCTCACCACCTCCCACTCTAAGAACATTGTCCTTTAGGTCAATCATGCACTACGTAGGAAAACGAAAAGCATGAGGCACAATCAGTCAGGTGCAGTGACCTGGTCCAAAAATTACTCATACAAATACCTGATGTTTTCGCAGCATATCAAGCCCAAATAGGAATTCCATATTGGGGGCATCCAAGACAGTGAAAGAACAAGGATAGAATTGTTGCCCAATCTATCAAATATAAGCTGTTAGTCAAATATTCAATGCATTTTGAACAAATGCATGATATATGTATCAAGAATTTCATAAGCACTGAAGTTTGTATTCTGTATACATCCAAGAAAGATTAAGATCTTGGCACTGACTCAGAAGGCACTAAAGTCCCTTATACAGTTATAGGAGTGAAATATGGGACTTTGGCTTTGGTTCATCCATCTCATGGAAGAACCAAGGTATTCAtaaacatttttattttttcttcaaaagaTATGAATTTGGTAATAATTGTATGTATAAAATGACTCAAATAATATTGCAGGAAGGATGCTTAAGTCATGCTGTTGCAGTTCTC
Proteins encoded in this window:
- the LOC117852697 gene encoding subtilisin-like protease SBT5.3 isoform X2; the encoded protein is MAAARTMAIVLAALLCSLSLTAAGDGDRSSYVVYLGQHAHGAALGTHGAEELAALERDAADAHYELLAGVLGGDKEKARDAIFYSYTKHINGFAANLDAATAAEIARQPGVISVFPNRGRKLHTTRSWQFLGLAGPGGVPHGGAWKKAKYGADTIIGNFDTGVWPESESFRDDGLGPVPSQWKGACDKGQDDKFSCNRKLIGARYFNKGYASAAGILNASMNTPRDMDGHGTHTLSTAAGSPVPGASVFGFGNGTASGGSPHARVAAYRVCFPPINGSECFDADILAAFDAAIHDGVHVLSLSLGGDPSNYFDDGIAIGSFHAVRRGIAVVCSAGNSGPGLGTASNLAPWLFTTGASTMDREFPSYIVFNHTKAKGQSLSMTNLPEKSYPLIDSAKAGAANATTKDAQLCMIGALDPKKVKGKIVVCLRGINARVAKGEAVKQAGGVGMVLANDASTGNEIIADAHVLPATQIKYSDGLLLYSYLNSTKNPTGFITKPATVLGTKPAPFMAAFSSQGPNTITPEILKPDITAPGVSVIAAWTRSNSPTDLAFDLRRVAFNSESGTSMSCPHVSGIVGLLRTLHPEWSPAAIKSAIMTTAMEMDNKGELILNASSLPSSPFGYGAGHVSPARAMNPGLVYDLGDADYLDFLCALKYNATVMAMFNGAPYTCPGEAPRRVADLNYPSITVVNVTAAGATARRRVKNVGRPGTYWAFVVEPAGVAVSVTPNVLEFRAKGEEKGFEVSFQVKNAALAKDYSFGALVWTNGKQFVRSPLVVKALA
- the LOC117852697 gene encoding subtilisin-like protease SBT5.3 isoform X1; protein product: MAAARTMAIVLAALLCSLSLTAAGDGDRSSYVVYLGQHAHGAALGTHGAEELAALERDAADAHYELLAGVLGGDKEKARDAIFYSYTKHINGFAANLDAATAAEIARQPGVISVFPNRGRKLHTTRSWQFLGLAGPGGVPHGGAWKKAKYGADTIIGNFDTGVWPESESFRDDGLGPVPSQWKGACDKGQDDKFSCNRKLIGARYFNKGYASAAGILNASMNTPRDMDGHGTHTLSTAAGSPVPGASVFGFGNGTASGGSPHARVAAYRVCFPPINGSECFDADILAAFDAAIHDGVHVLSLSLGGDPSNYFDDGIAIGSFHAVRRGIAVVCSAGNSGPGLGTASNLAPWLFTTGASTMDREFPSYIVFNHTKAKARNSSESPLARPPHKSLTKIKGQSLSMTNLPEKSYPLIDSAKAGAANATTKDAQLCMIGALDPKKVKGKIVVCLRGINARVAKGEAVKQAGGVGMVLANDASTGNEIIADAHVLPATQIKYSDGLLLYSYLNSTKNPTGFITKPATVLGTKPAPFMAAFSSQGPNTITPEILKPDITAPGVSVIAAWTRSNSPTDLAFDLRRVAFNSESGTSMSCPHVSGIVGLLRTLHPEWSPAAIKSAIMTTAMEMDNKGELILNASSLPSSPFGYGAGHVSPARAMNPGLVYDLGDADYLDFLCALKYNATVMAMFNGAPYTCPGEAPRRVADLNYPSITVVNVTAAGATARRRVKNVGRPGTYWAFVVEPAGVAVSVTPNVLEFRAKGEEKGFEVSFQVKNAALAKDYSFGALVWTNGKQFVRSPLVVKALA